In one window of Dokdonia sp. PRO95 DNA:
- a CDS encoding GAF domain-containing protein: MKTGVHFRDQEFPLELHFSVGKLLSHYKNNLASNNLRLQRRAKEIMEIVSEYPELESGIKNLDSLSTYKNQIDDLFSDLFPSALQQNEIKIASMPFQEAVLQSTERYDNILLNAGDNFIPEIKNFNDDHYYLMGCSIILMQYYGFKIDFRRPFYYEIPDGLGMTRFYRMLYNGDYIDIERKEGTPKITEEEVNILLDNFDNIELWKEKFPPHSYIFKGFVVANLYDATTEVSISDFKSGLLRYEDEDINFTHDFHRIFQAIFGLPELQIGFSNYNKEDEAFELVPFKDISSYLLYGDTEASCNTILCKGSYEAVFNTGDYFAVSDIEKHHKSDKSIKMYQNLYDQGIKSVILAPIRHKGVLLGILELASPNKGALNSINANKLADIMPYLIDAVLRNKEQQENEIDLIIQNECTSIHKSVYWKFEKEAKRYLRLQIEGDSNVQYRDVVFKDVYPLFGQIDIKGSSESRNAATQKDILLQLHNAIAILEAAKTNESLPIYEQLIFNLNIFLEKTKEKLEVDSERKILNFLSENIRPLFTHLLKKSDELNELITAYRSQIEDSLGLVYRHRKFYDESVMLLNKRLASVLQRKQKEAQMMYPHFFELFKTDGVEHNMYVGESITKHNSFNKIYLYNLRLWQLQVMCEMENEHFSLAQKMDHPLEVASMILVFNTSLSVRYRMDEKRFDVDGTYNARYEVVKKRVDKAFIKGTTERITQAGKITIVYSQEADEQEYLRYINFLQLKNHLGNEVEILELEDLQAVTGLKAIRVNVLYKKVIGKEAKEFYTYEDLIEEIKN, translated from the coding sequence ATGAAAACCGGAGTACATTTTAGAGATCAAGAGTTCCCGCTAGAATTGCATTTTAGTGTAGGTAAATTATTGAGTCATTATAAAAATAATCTCGCCTCAAATAATTTAAGATTACAAAGGCGTGCAAAAGAAATAATGGAAATTGTCTCTGAGTATCCAGAATTAGAATCAGGAATAAAAAATCTTGATAGCCTGAGCACTTATAAAAATCAAATAGATGATCTTTTTAGTGATTTATTTCCAAGCGCACTGCAACAAAATGAGATAAAAATTGCCTCTATGCCTTTTCAAGAGGCTGTATTACAATCTACAGAGAGGTATGATAATATACTTCTCAATGCCGGCGATAATTTTATTCCAGAGATTAAAAATTTTAATGATGACCACTATTATCTCATGGGATGTAGTATTATTCTCATGCAGTACTATGGTTTTAAAATAGACTTTAGGCGTCCTTTTTATTATGAAATTCCTGATGGTCTAGGAATGACACGTTTCTATAGGATGCTCTATAATGGAGATTACATTGATATAGAGCGTAAGGAGGGAACACCTAAAATAACTGAAGAAGAAGTAAACATACTCCTAGATAATTTTGATAATATAGAATTGTGGAAAGAAAAATTTCCTCCCCACAGTTATATTTTTAAAGGATTTGTGGTGGCAAATTTATATGACGCAACCACCGAAGTTTCTATTTCAGATTTTAAGTCGGGATTACTTCGTTATGAAGATGAGGATATAAACTTTACACACGATTTCCATAGAATTTTTCAAGCGATATTTGGTCTTCCAGAATTACAAATAGGTTTCTCAAATTATAATAAGGAAGATGAGGCTTTTGAGCTTGTGCCATTTAAAGACATAAGTAGTTACCTGTTGTACGGAGATACCGAGGCTTCATGTAATACCATACTCTGTAAAGGATCTTATGAAGCCGTATTTAATACAGGAGATTACTTTGCTGTTTCAGATATTGAAAAACATCACAAAAGCGACAAGAGCATAAAGATGTATCAAAATCTTTATGACCAAGGTATAAAAAGTGTTATTCTAGCCCCTATACGTCACAAAGGAGTTTTACTTGGTATTCTAGAGCTGGCCTCTCCTAATAAAGGTGCTCTTAATAGTATAAATGCAAATAAACTTGCAGACATTATGCCGTATCTTATTGATGCGGTTTTACGTAACAAAGAGCAACAAGAAAATGAAATAGATCTAATTATTCAAAATGAATGTACATCTATTCATAAAAGTGTGTATTGGAAGTTTGAAAAAGAAGCAAAACGTTACTTAAGGTTACAGATAGAAGGAGATAGTAACGTGCAATATAGAGATGTTGTTTTTAAGGATGTTTATCCATTATTTGGTCAAATTGATATTAAAGGATCTTCTGAGTCTCGTAATGCGGCTACTCAAAAAGATATATTATTACAGTTACATAATGCCATTGCGATATTAGAAGCTGCTAAGACTAATGAAAGTCTACCTATTTATGAGCAACTTATTTTCAATCTTAATATATTTTTAGAGAAAACAAAAGAGAAATTAGAGGTAGATAGTGAGCGTAAGATTTTAAATTTCTTGAGTGAGAATATCCGACCATTATTTACGCATTTACTTAAGAAAAGTGACGAGCTTAATGAGCTAATTACTGCATACAGAAGCCAGATAGAAGATAGCCTAGGTCTTGTATATCGTCATCGTAAATTTTATGATGAATCTGTAATGTTATTAAATAAACGTCTAGCTTCTGTATTACAACGCAAGCAGAAAGAGGCGCAAATGATGTACCCTCACTTTTTTGAGCTTTTTAAGACAGATGGGGTAGAGCACAATATGTATGTAGGTGAGTCTATTACAAAGCATAATAGTTTCAATAAGATTTATCTCTACAACTTAAGGTTGTGGCAGCTACAAGTCATGTGTGAGATGGAAAACGAGCATTTCTCGCTTGCGCAAAAAATGGATCATCCACTTGAGGTAGCCTCTATGATTCTCGTGTTTAATACATCATTATCTGTACGTTACCGTATGGATGAAAAAAGATTTGATGTAGATGGAACTTATAATGCTCGTTATGAAGTTGTAAAGAAACGTGTGGATAAGGCTTTTATAAAAGGTACTACAGAACGTATAACACAAGCTGGAAAAATCACTATAGTCTACTCACAAGAAGCAGATGAGCAAGAGTATCTTAGATATATAAACTTCTTACAATTAAAGAATCACTTAGGTAATGAAGTAGAAATCCTTGAGTTAGAAGACTTACAAGCGGTTACAGGCTTAAAAGCTATACGTGTGAATGTATTGTATAAAAAAGTAATAGGTAAAGAGGCAAAAGAGTTTTATACCTATGAAGATCTCATAGAGGAAATAAAAAATTAA
- a CDS encoding mechanosensitive ion channel family protein — protein sequence MDKITESLNNLSTKLWGWVEAFIRNLPNLGVALLVLLIAYFVSRFVNKYSQKIVKRYVPQQSITKLIGRALAVFVVLVGIFLALGVLNLDKTLNTLIAGAGVSGLVIGLALQGALANGIAGIILSFRKRVNIGDWVETSGYVGFIEDIKLNNFSIREPDNNIVVIPNKTITDNPMKNYSVTDRMRIIIECGVGYESDLEMVEKLTKDTISSKFPQEGDKEEVEFFYTAFGGSSIDFVCRFWVDCVNGKQKLTAKHKGMLAIKKAFDANDINIPFPIRTLQFDNQLHMASSTDSQE from the coding sequence ATGGATAAGATTACCGAATCATTAAATAACCTATCGACTAAATTGTGGGGATGGGTAGAAGCATTTATAAGAAACTTACCGAATTTAGGCGTTGCTCTTTTAGTATTACTTATTGCTTACTTCGTATCGAGATTTGTAAATAAGTACTCCCAAAAAATTGTAAAACGATATGTACCGCAACAGTCTATCACTAAACTTATAGGTAGAGCCCTCGCTGTATTTGTAGTACTTGTAGGTATATTTCTTGCCTTAGGCGTATTAAACTTAGATAAAACATTGAATACCTTAATTGCTGGTGCAGGAGTTTCTGGGCTTGTTATAGGTCTAGCATTGCAAGGTGCTCTTGCAAATGGAATCGCGGGTATTATTTTATCATTTAGAAAAAGAGTAAATATAGGAGACTGGGTAGAAACTAGTGGATATGTAGGTTTTATAGAAGATATTAAGCTCAACAACTTTAGTATTAGAGAGCCAGATAATAATATTGTGGTGATACCTAACAAAACAATTACTGATAATCCGATGAAAAATTATTCGGTTACAGATCGCATGCGCATTATCATAGAATGTGGTGTAGGTTACGAGTCTGACCTAGAAATGGTAGAAAAACTTACTAAGGATACCATCTCAAGTAAATTCCCTCAAGAAGGTGATAAGGAGGAGGTAGAATTCTTTTATACAGCCTTTGGAGGAAGCTCAATTGACTTTGTATGTAGATTTTGGGTAGACTGTGTAAATGGCAAACAAAAACTAACTGCCAAGCACAAAGGAATGCTAGCGATAAAGAAAGCCTTTGATGCAAATGATATAAATATTCCATTCCCTATTAGAACATTACAATTTGATAACCAATTGCACATGGCTTCATCTACTGATAGTCAAGAATAA
- a CDS encoding endonuclease/exonuclease/phosphatase family protein — MLLLLFSIFIIGPLLPLLPATHWSIRFFDFVRIQTVVIQLLLLGVAFISWEVFTVTQIVFIAVMIAVLLFQLWLIRPYTPFYHRRKPKAEFHKEQLTLVTANVLQTNTNYDKFITIIKESNPHIFITMESDQKWDEEISQAFPEYTHTVKATLDNFYGMHVYSKIPFQSSEIKYLVEKDIPSIHCEITYADQPFNLIAIHPAPPSPSENETSKERDAELMLVGKQCRESKDATVVCGDLNDVVWSKTSRLFSKITGYLDPRVGRGLYPSFHANYWLLRFPLDHLFYSKDLHVTNMKRLAYFGSDHFAMYYNIAFPMVNIDVANPKMSTEDKQNIQEIIGDGILSARASQNP; from the coding sequence ATGTTACTACTACTATTCTCAATATTTATCATAGGGCCACTACTCCCCTTGCTTCCGGCGACACACTGGAGCATACGCTTTTTTGATTTTGTGAGAATTCAAACAGTAGTTATTCAGCTACTTTTATTGGGAGTTGCATTTATATCCTGGGAGGTCTTCACTGTGACACAAATAGTATTTATCGCTGTGATGATAGCGGTACTTTTATTTCAATTATGGCTCATAAGACCTTACACACCTTTTTATCACAGACGCAAGCCTAAGGCAGAGTTCCATAAAGAACAGCTCACACTCGTTACCGCAAATGTATTGCAGACTAACACGAACTACGATAAATTTATAACTATCATAAAGGAGAGCAATCCTCATATATTTATCACCATGGAGTCTGATCAAAAGTGGGATGAAGAAATATCTCAAGCTTTTCCAGAGTATACTCACACCGTAAAAGCAACATTAGATAACTTTTATGGAATGCATGTGTATTCAAAAATTCCGTTTCAATCTTCAGAGATTAAATATCTTGTAGAAAAGGACATTCCATCGATACACTGCGAGATAACCTATGCAGACCAGCCATTTAATCTTATAGCAATACATCCTGCTCCTCCTAGTCCATCAGAAAACGAAACTTCAAAAGAACGTGATGCAGAGTTGATGCTGGTAGGTAAGCAATGTAGAGAATCTAAAGATGCAACCGTCGTTTGCGGTGATCTCAATGATGTGGTGTGGTCTAAGACTTCGAGACTTTTTAGTAAAATCACAGGATATCTAGATCCGCGCGTAGGTCGTGGTCTCTATCCATCCTTTCATGCAAATTACTGGTTGCTCAGGTTTCCCCTAGACCATTTATTTTACTCAAAGGATCTGCATGTAACAAACATGAAACGACTCGCATATTTTGGGTCAGATCATTTTGCAATGTACTACAACATAGCATTTCCTATGGTAAATATTGATGTTGCAAATCCTAAAATGAGTACAGAAGACAAGCAAAACATTCAGGAGATAATAGGCGATGGAATTCTTTCGGCTAGAGCTTCACAAAATCCTTAA
- a CDS encoding Pycsar system effector family protein — protein MTELLEKTDRFISELFDNELPKTCIYHNYVHTKRVLKSTQEIIDNSEESLKDEEKLILQLSALLHDIGYVDGTENHEARSAQMAETFLKEQGVETSIIEEVKKVILATDMRVEPQTYLEKVLRDADASHFAKNYFPEASEYLRQELKIKGIKEFTAEEWNKANIEMFTVKHRYYTHYAQENWKPKKDSNLKDLTKARKKAKKARKKEKLKVQLKDASPEKGIQSMYRIALRNHIKLSDIADTKANILLSVNAIVISLALANLIPKLESPSNAHLIYPTAVFVLFAMISMIMSIIATRPNVTRGEFDREDVKLKKVNLLFFGNFHKMKLEDYEWAIGEMLQDKEYIYSALTKDLYFLGVVLDRKYKLLRITYNIFMVGIVISVLTFAVFFAYRDQAVEVMEDVEGLTNVISTLL, from the coding sequence ATGACTGAACTACTAGAAAAGACAGATAGATTTATTTCTGAACTATTTGATAATGAACTACCTAAGACATGTATATATCATAACTATGTCCATACCAAACGAGTACTTAAAAGTACCCAAGAAATAATTGATAATAGTGAAGAAAGTCTTAAAGATGAAGAAAAGCTCATCTTACAGCTTAGCGCACTACTACATGACATAGGATATGTAGATGGAACCGAAAATCATGAAGCGCGTAGTGCTCAAATGGCTGAAACGTTCTTAAAAGAACAAGGAGTTGAGACTTCCATCATTGAAGAAGTCAAAAAGGTGATTCTCGCTACAGATATGCGTGTAGAACCTCAAACGTACCTAGAGAAAGTATTGAGAGATGCAGATGCATCACATTTTGCCAAGAATTATTTTCCTGAAGCAAGCGAATATTTGCGTCAAGAATTAAAAATTAAAGGCATTAAAGAATTTACCGCCGAAGAGTGGAATAAGGCAAATATTGAGATGTTTACTGTCAAGCATCGCTACTACACGCATTATGCACAAGAAAACTGGAAACCTAAAAAAGATAGTAACTTAAAAGACCTTACAAAAGCAAGAAAGAAGGCTAAAAAAGCACGCAAAAAGGAGAAACTAAAAGTCCAACTTAAAGATGCTAGCCCTGAAAAAGGCATACAGTCTATGTATCGCATAGCGCTGCGCAACCATATTAAATTAAGTGATATTGCAGATACTAAGGCAAACATCCTTCTTTCTGTAAATGCAATTGTGATTTCTCTCGCTCTAGCAAACCTAATCCCAAAACTAGAGTCTCCTAGCAATGCTCACCTTATTTACCCAACGGCTGTGTTTGTACTTTTTGCCATGATATCAATGATTATGTCTATAATTGCTACTCGACCTAATGTCACTAGGGGCGAGTTTGACAGAGAAGATGTAAAGTTGAAAAAGGTGAACCTACTCTTTTTTGGTAATTTTCATAAAATGAAACTAGAAGATTACGAATGGGCGATAGGAGAAATGCTTCAAGATAAAGAGTATATATATTCTGCTCTTACTAAAGATTTATATTTTCTTGGAGTCGTACTCGACAGAAAGTATAAACTATTGAGAATTACCTATAATATATTTATGGTAGGCATTGTTATATCTGTACTTACTTTTGCCGTGTTCTTTGCATACAGAGATCAAGCTGTTGAAGTCATGGAGGATGTAGAAGGCCTCACTAATGTAATATCAACACTACTATAA
- a CDS encoding TlpA disulfide reductase family protein translates to MKQLLILVILFSLFSCGDNNSTPIKGTAAGMADGTSLILEELGPNNKRIPLDTAIVNAGKFTFTKAITEGTGLLILSEATATSQLLLVKDEQPLTLTLYKDSLSSSLVTGSIENELFNNYRKTAMQTNKKRQQLIQEMQKAQRETDGIKVNIIRDQIAAMDTQFITDKKAVVEKNTDKMVSVIALSDLINEKVLKIEESEAYYNSLSEDIQNSTVGESVENYIAQLKSQRIASSLASIGNKAPEFTAKTPEGKDLSLSETLGKYTIIDFWASWCRPCRMENPNVVNVYNQYHDKGLNIISVSLDRPDQKERWLQAIEKDKMDWYHVSNLQFWQDPIPRSYGVRAIPATFLLDENGVIIAKDLRGPALGAKMKELLGEI, encoded by the coding sequence ATGAAACAATTACTAATTCTTGTAATTTTATTCTCTTTATTCTCCTGTGGAGATAATAATAGTACTCCTATAAAAGGTACCGCTGCTGGTATGGCTGATGGTACGTCACTTATCTTAGAGGAATTAGGGCCTAATAATAAACGTATTCCTTTAGACACTGCCATTGTAAATGCTGGTAAATTCACTTTTACAAAAGCTATAACAGAAGGCACTGGATTATTAATACTAAGTGAAGCTACAGCTACTAGCCAACTTTTGCTAGTAAAAGATGAGCAACCACTTACTCTAACTCTGTACAAAGATAGCTTATCTAGCTCTTTAGTCACAGGTAGTATAGAAAATGAGTTGTTTAATAATTACCGTAAGACTGCTATGCAGACTAACAAAAAGAGACAACAGCTCATTCAAGAGATGCAAAAGGCACAGAGAGAAACAGATGGAATTAAGGTAAACATTATCCGTGACCAAATAGCAGCCATGGACACGCAATTTATTACCGATAAAAAAGCAGTAGTTGAGAAAAATACTGACAAAATGGTCTCCGTAATTGCACTATCTGACTTAATAAATGAGAAAGTCTTGAAAATTGAAGAGTCCGAAGCATATTACAATAGTCTTTCTGAGGATATTCAAAACTCTACTGTGGGAGAAAGTGTAGAAAATTATATCGCTCAACTCAAATCACAACGTATCGCAAGCAGTCTCGCTAGCATAGGGAATAAAGCTCCTGAGTTTACCGCAAAAACTCCAGAAGGTAAAGACCTATCACTTTCTGAAACTTTAGGTAAATATACCATCATTGACTTTTGGGCTTCATGGTGTCGTCCTTGCCGTATGGAAAATCCTAATGTTGTAAATGTGTATAATCAATATCATGATAAAGGCCTTAATATTATAAGTGTATCTCTTGATAGGCCAGACCAAAAAGAAAGATGGCTACAAGCCATAGAAAAAGATAAAATGGACTGGTATCACGTATCAAACTTACAGTTTTGGCAAGATCCTATACCTAGAAGTTATGGAGTACGAGCAATACCTGCGACATTTTTACTAGATGAAAATGGCGTTATTATAGCAAAAGATCTAAGAGGCCCTGCACTAGGAGCAAAAATGAAAGAGCTCTTAGGAGAAATTTAG
- a CDS encoding metallophosphoesterase has translation MNKYYRFLNFSVAILLSSCATYSPKYADESSEPSRFDNSSLSRKRIHKTFYLIGDAGGDKDGGSTYALDAFKKVIDTAQTENDYAIFLGDNIYDAGLPSKKHPERAEAERRLNIQVAAVENFKGKTMFIPGNHDWYADGVEGVKRQEKYIEDALDDKEAFQPENGCPIEMKSLSESVELMIIDTQWYLEDWDKHPTINDNCDIRNRTDLFLEIENEFKKNNEKTILVVMHHPMYTNGIHGGKYGIRKQLYPTQSNLPLPVLASLVTQVRSQGGVSIQDRYNKQYNELMQRISVLARDTDKVIFASGHEHSIQYIEHDGIKQIVSGAGAKNSAAALGDDGLFSYGGQGFAILDVYEDESSSVRFYAANQGEPTLLYTKEVFAPRKEVNLDSLPDIYPETVMATVYAQNNTDVSDVHESLWGDHYRAVYGTPVTAKVATLDTLMGGFTVDRKGGGHQTRSLRLKDKDGRAYNLRAVRKSAVQFLQSVAFKEVFVQEEFRDTFTEDLILDFYTSAHPYASLAVAELSDAVGIYHTNPSLIYVPKHDALGKYNAEYGNELYIIEERPDEDFLDVPSFGNPDSIDSTDDLYENLRKDEKYQVDEDSYLRARIFDMLIGDWDRHADQWRWARFDSDGKKIYKPIPRDRDQVFSKFDGAILGLLKTLIPASRQFQNYDGDLENVKWINEAGIIMVGGVLTKNSVKKDWIAQAQYIQDNLSDEDIARAFTKLPLEVQDVGVDEIEKSLKERRGNIVDIAGEYYDYLASLVVLTGTDKDDHFEITRNDKETRVQISRIKDGEVQTPFVDRVINSDETGEIWIYGLDDDDSFKVSGEGKSPIRMKIVGGQNNDIYEIKDGRRLKVYEHKTLPNTIKEKGGASFKMSNIYSFNTYDPLKKKSYANNILPAIGFNPDDGFLIGINDVFTTNGFKNDPFSSRHTLNGTYSFATESLSLKYEGNFANAFGQWNLIVGGKFTNEAFSRNFFGFGNETVNNDDDLGLDFNRVRNGEVGAHIGVESDNTFGSRLRFVFNYERIEIEPTGGRVIDDASLFAPDRSNFFGGQSFIGVEGAYTYVSADNQANPTRGMDFATIIGAKRNISDGSRMYAYVNPKLGFYNALSKNRKLVLKTLVQAQVRIGDDYEFYQAASLGANSGLRGYRFNRFTGESALAGSADLRYSFNRFSTGLIPIQIGVFGGGDVGRVWLDGEDSEKWHNNFGGGFWLNMVDTVSGQLGAFAGEDGMRIDFRFGVRL, from the coding sequence ATGAACAAATATTACCGTTTTCTTAACTTCTCAGTAGCCATTTTGCTTAGTAGTTGTGCGACTTATTCTCCTAAATATGCAGATGAGTCAAGCGAGCCTTCTCGTTTTGATAATAGTTCGCTTTCGCGAAAGCGTATACATAAAACCTTCTACCTCATAGGCGATGCAGGAGGAGATAAAGATGGTGGTAGCACCTATGCTCTTGACGCATTTAAGAAAGTGATAGACACGGCACAGACAGAGAATGACTATGCAATCTTTTTAGGTGACAATATTTATGATGCGGGACTTCCATCAAAAAAACACCCAGAAAGAGCCGAAGCTGAGCGCAGATTAAACATACAAGTAGCAGCAGTCGAAAACTTCAAGGGGAAAACGATGTTTATCCCAGGAAATCATGATTGGTATGCAGATGGCGTAGAAGGTGTAAAGCGCCAAGAGAAGTATATAGAAGACGCGCTAGATGATAAGGAGGCATTTCAACCTGAAAATGGGTGTCCTATTGAAATGAAAAGCTTAAGTGAATCTGTAGAGTTAATGATTATAGACACACAGTGGTATCTAGAAGACTGGGACAAGCATCCTACAATTAATGATAATTGTGACATTAGGAATAGAACTGATTTATTTTTAGAAATAGAAAATGAGTTCAAAAAGAATAACGAAAAGACTATTCTTGTAGTAATGCACCACCCGATGTATACAAATGGGATACATGGTGGAAAGTATGGTATAAGAAAGCAATTGTATCCTACACAGAGTAATTTACCACTACCTGTTCTTGCGTCTCTTGTTACCCAAGTAAGATCACAGGGTGGAGTGTCAATTCAAGATCGCTATAACAAGCAATATAATGAGTTAATGCAGCGCATCTCTGTACTTGCGAGAGATACAGATAAAGTGATTTTTGCATCAGGACATGAGCATAGTATCCAGTATATAGAGCATGATGGTATAAAGCAAATCGTGAGCGGAGCAGGAGCAAAGAACAGTGCCGCAGCTTTAGGAGACGATGGTTTGTTTTCTTACGGAGGTCAGGGATTTGCTATTCTGGACGTATATGAAGATGAGTCTTCATCTGTAAGATTTTATGCGGCAAATCAAGGAGAACCTACTTTATTATATACAAAAGAGGTTTTTGCTCCTCGTAAGGAAGTAAACTTAGATTCGCTACCAGATATATATCCAGAGACTGTGATGGCTACAGTGTATGCACAGAATAATACAGATGTGTCAGATGTACATGAGTCACTATGGGGAGATCATTATAGAGCTGTTTACGGAACTCCAGTAACCGCTAAAGTTGCTACGCTAGACACACTCATGGGCGGCTTTACAGTAGATCGTAAGGGTGGAGGTCACCAGACGAGATCTTTACGACTTAAAGATAAAGATGGGAGAGCTTATAATTTAAGAGCAGTGAGAAAGAGCGCAGTGCAGTTCCTACAAAGTGTTGCTTTTAAAGAGGTTTTTGTTCAAGAAGAATTCAGAGATACATTTACAGAAGATTTAATTTTAGATTTCTATACTTCTGCACATCCATATGCTTCCCTTGCGGTGGCAGAGCTATCTGATGCAGTGGGTATTTATCACACAAACCCTAGCTTAATTTATGTGCCCAAACATGATGCACTAGGTAAGTACAATGCAGAGTACGGGAATGAACTATACATTATAGAAGAACGCCCAGACGAAGATTTTCTAGATGTTCCTTCTTTTGGAAACCCTGATAGTATTGATAGTACAGATGATCTTTATGAAAACTTACGTAAGGATGAGAAGTATCAAGTAGATGAAGACTCCTATTTACGAGCACGTATTTTTGATATGCTTATAGGTGACTGGGATCGTCACGCAGACCAGTGGAGATGGGCACGTTTTGATAGTGATGGAAAAAAAATATACAAGCCTATTCCAAGAGATAGAGATCAGGTTTTTTCAAAATTTGATGGTGCTATTTTAGGATTACTCAAAACATTAATTCCAGCGTCTAGACAGTTTCAAAATTATGATGGAGATCTAGAAAATGTAAAGTGGATTAACGAGGCAGGTATAATAATGGTTGGTGGGGTGCTCACCAAGAATTCTGTAAAGAAGGATTGGATAGCACAAGCTCAATATATACAAGATAATCTCAGTGATGAAGATATCGCGAGAGCATTTACAAAATTGCCTCTTGAAGTTCAAGATGTAGGTGTAGATGAGATTGAGAAAAGCCTTAAAGAACGTAGAGGTAACATTGTTGACATCGCAGGTGAATATTATGATTATCTGGCTTCGCTAGTAGTACTTACAGGAACAGATAAGGATGATCATTTTGAAATTACTCGTAATGATAAGGAGACTAGAGTCCAGATATCAAGAATTAAAGATGGAGAAGTTCAAACTCCTTTTGTAGATCGTGTTATAAACTCTGATGAGACTGGCGAGATATGGATTTACGGTCTTGATGATGATGATAGCTTTAAGGTAAGTGGAGAAGGAAAGTCGCCTATAAGAATGAAAATTGTAGGAGGACAAAACAACGATATCTACGAGATAAAAGACGGTCGTCGCCTCAAGGTTTATGAGCACAAAACATTGCCTAATACGATAAAAGAAAAAGGAGGCGCAAGTTTTAAAATGTCAAATATTTATTCATTTAACACCTATGATCCCTTAAAGAAAAAGAGTTATGCAAATAATATTTTACCAGCTATAGGTTTTAATCCTGATGATGGTTTTCTGATAGGAATAAATGATGTGTTTACTACTAACGGTTTTAAGAATGATCCTTTTAGTAGTAGGCATACGCTAAATGGAACTTATTCATTTGCTACGGAGTCCCTAAGTTTAAAATATGAAGGGAATTTTGCAAACGCTTTTGGGCAGTGGAACTTGATAGTAGGAGGTAAGTTTACAAACGAAGCTTTTTCTCGTAACTTCTTTGGTTTTGGTAACGAGACTGTAAATAATGATGATGATTTAGGGTTAGACTTCAATAGAGTTCGTAATGGGGAAGTAGGCGCACATATAGGAGTAGAAAGTGACAACACCTTTGGAAGTAGATTGCGATTTGTATTTAATTATGAGCGTATTGAAATTGAACCTACAGGTGGCCGAGTGATAGATGATGCTAGCTTATTTGCACCAGATCGCAGTAATTTCTTTGGAGGGCAATCTTTTATAGGCGTAGAAGGAGCTTATACCTATGTAAGTGCAGATAACCAGGCTAACCCCACAAGAGGAATGGATTTTGCAACAATAATAGGAGCAAAGCGCAATATAAGCGATGGTAGTAGAATGTATGCTTATGTAAATCCTAAATTAGGGTTTTATAATGCCTTGTCTAAAAACAGAAAGTTAGTCCTTAAAACACTTGTGCAAGCTCAAGTGCGCATAGGTGATGACTATGAGTTCTACCAAGCCGCATCTTTAGGTGCAAATTCTGGTTTGAGAGGATATAGATTTAATAGATTTACAGGAGAATCAGCACTAGCTGGTTCGGCAGATTTGAGATATAGTTTCAATAGATTTTCTACAGGATTGATTCCTATCCAGATAGGTGTTTTTGGCGGAGGAGATGTAGGTCGTGTTTGGCTTGATGGAGAAGATAGTGAGAAGTGGCACAATAACTTTGGTGGAGGTTTCTGGTTAAATATGGTAGATACTGTATCTGGCCAACTAGGAGCGTTTGCTGGTGAAGATGGTATGAGAATCGATTTTAGATTCGGTGTAAGATTGTAA